Sequence from the Magallana gigas chromosome 4, xbMagGiga1.1, whole genome shotgun sequence genome:
CCCctggtgcccccccccccccctcatactgtggcccaaccctacccccaggtatcatggtttgaacaaacttgaatcatcACTaattgaggatgcttccatacaaattACAGTAATTGTTTATTGAGAAGAATTTTTAAGGACAccaacaaatgtttaaaaattcttaattatctccctGTGAAAATGCATGACCCCTCATTTtagcaaacttgaatcttctTTACCTAAGGATTCTTTATGTCAAGTTAAGTTAATATCGGCCCAGATGTCTggagaagaagtaaaaaatgtaaagcgtttacagacaaacaaacagacTGATGGATGGACAGATGGATGCTTGACAAAAAGTGATAAGAAAAGCTCACTAGAGCTTTCAGCACAGGTAAGCTAAAAAGGACAGATTCTATAaaagaaaggtaaaaattttattGCCATCAGGGAATTAATGCATATGCCTATTGCAATCTAAGTTTGGAGCAATTCCCAGGAAAgtcaatattatttaattataaaaaaaaatcgaattcaCTTTTATTCAttgacaaaattttaacaaatgttgATGTCTATTTTAAATATCTAACTTTCTTCACATAGCCTTCGTTAAACTCAcacacaaacagattgtcattattgtccacacaCAAACCAAAAGGATCCTTCAGaccacagttatcaatgtaatggagaaactgtccattctgatcaagaatgtggatacaatggttgtctttatctgctgtcaggatatgactctggctgtctgttgtgattcCACGGGGTCTAAATGGTTTGATCTTGGTAGTTGAGGGATGAGCggtgtatctccatctgagtttcccaACGTGATTAACCACAACTACTGCACCAGCCCAAAAGTCAGTTACACAGATatcatggtttctgttctctgTAATGTATTTAATTGTAATATTCCCCGAGTATAGAGGTTTACCTTTCTCATCGAATTGAAtggtttgtttctctgtagattctgagtaacggacaactttggaCTGAGTTTCATCATCACAGTACATCGTAAGCAGGAGATCACcagtagaggtgacacacagATTATAAGGTCTCCATCCCTGTAATCTGATCAACTCTTCTGTCTGTCCATTCTTTACTTTATTCACTGTCCTATTTTTCCAGTCAGAATACAGTAGATCCCCATCACTATTTACTGCTATATCATTTGGGAATTTCTCTGATTTCGTTGTGATTGTCTGGAGTAGTGAACCTTTGATGTTGAAGCATTGGATTTCATTAGTCCTTCCACTAGTCCATATCCTGTCTTCATTCAGACAGGTAACATTGCGTATTATATTATGCCCAGTCTGTATTGTGGCAACAAGCTTTGGTTCATCCAGTATTTCTCTGACAGTAGTGCCTGCTTGTACTTTTTGTTCTTTGACTGAACTTTTGGGTTGATTAGGTGGGAGAACATTGTCTTCTGTTGCAGTAGATAATGGGGTGATCTGTCCAAACAAACTATCCATCTTCTCCTGGTCTATTGGATTTGGAATGAATGTTGGTAGTACTACCTTAACTTTGGGTGGAAGCTTGCTGAACTCTCTGATCTTAGAGCTGTATTCAATGGTCGGAGATACTTCAGTGGATTTTTCGAGTTCCCCTAAGGCTAATAAAGTTTGCTGTATGAGAGActgtatctgtttgatttcatctaaatgtttctgtaaaatgtctCTGTGTTTTACTTTAATCTCACTGATttccgtttttattttgttgatgaCGATGTCGATTTCCctgtgccattgctctccttgtttggacattgttgtcgtaagtttctcatatcctTTATCCAAGTTGGTAAGTTGTTCTTCCAAGTCGGAGGCAATTTCTTTGTATGTAGGAGATATAAGATTTTCTAACTGTACTTTATCTTTTTCGATGACTTCTTTCTTTGCCTTGTATACCTCTGTAACTTCTACAAATGTATGGCTCCTGTGTTGCACAGATGTCACGCAGGAAGAACAAATCAAAATGTTGTTGCAATTCTCACACTGAAATTCACAGGTTTTGTGCAGGTGTATTTTACATTTTGGATAAATGAGGGTTGATCTTCGTTTTTTAAAAGGGACAATTTTATGTTGATCATATCCATCCGAAATGTGATCTACTACACAGGGCTTGCATAGGTTGACATGACAATAGCCACAGTAGCTGTGCACTGtggcggtctcacaaaggtcacatcgggGCACATCCTGGGCACTATGACGGGGGTCCATGATTGTTctgcaaaaatgaaatatttaaagactCTGACCAATTTGTTGTCGATGATGAggatcaataaaaatattttaaagaaaaaatatgacacttacactacatgtaaatgtttgatCACAATCAAGTGGCATATTGAAAAAGATTCgaattaataacaaaaattaaataagcatattttagcttttacttttttatatgtttatatatatatttttaaaatgattaaaattataaaacacttaaggtacctcacttcACCTAGACTTGTAcattttaagacactacgtcacaagatggcggtttaaatgttttgttaaaatgtttatatcattcgattgggttgtatagcgtcgtagctcagtggttaaagtattggggttctgaaccgcagatcatgagttcaaatccgcctggagcttttgctCATGTTTActggattaaaattttgaaaatataatttttcatccaaaattacaaattttttgcctatttgacttaaatatcCATTATGATATTGATAATAACGAactaattttctgctgatttgagaaaatatttcaaggtgtagtgagccaccttaaactGCCCCCTGTAGGGCTCAGTTGTTGATAGTGCAGCTCTTCATTATTTGTTTCTGGgaacaaaaatgattaaaattggtaatcaaaattttttaatgtacatggtATATACTTTTTAACATAATTGAGACAGGGGATTTTAGTGAATGTTTTCTAGCAATACATAGAATTAAAAGATTACTAATTTTTGTCTTcgtaaacaaataataaagacaGGTCCAGCACAATCTCCTGATTTAGTTATATAGTTTGAAAAACCTATatagcttaataaagctattCTTAATTGCTTGATTTAGCTATTTTGTCATACATCATCCATGCCTCAGTGCACACAAGGTGGTGGACAGTTACCCAAACAAtggtaatatattttttgcttaaaattgttcaaaagcAGCAGTATTGAAACTAATTTTAATTTAGGATTTTAATTTAGGGATGCTTTTTAAATGGTTCATGGTATAAACATCTGAGCGGTAATTGACTTGcgattcttaaaaatatttctgataaataacatttttctgaAAAACCGCATATGAATAGCTTTATCAAGCTAATCTAAATACTTTTATTAATCAAGTTATATAGCTAAATCAGGAGATTGTGCTGGACCTGGACATGCTGAAAGAGCTGCACATACTGATAACCCTAAGCGCTAAGCGCGTAGCGAGCACCTGTGCATAAGCcctaataaacatttatatacatgtatagtttaccttatattatctatttaatttaaatttacattatttaaggcataagttttctttgcaaaattcattttcaaaaaaaaaaaatcttaccttgtttatatttaatatctttaagTTTAACCGTCTTGGGAAAACGTGTGTCTAAAACATGGCCGAACATTCTCTAATGCAAAAGTAATTAGAGTTACTCCCCGTACCTTTTTATCATTTAACCTCTTGATTgttgcatgcgcggatccagaaaaaaaaattcaaaggagGTAGGGGGTCCGacagttatttgagtttgcctcAGTTTGCCTCAGTTTGTCTGATGCATATTTTCGGTAATTTTGTATCGTGAATgcaaaacaactttttaatgCTTTTTATAATTGATGTTTCGGTAGCAAGCAAAAATTTTGCTTAAGTGTTTTCAAACAATTAGATGTTAAAGCCGTTCGCTTGCTCGCTACCACGTCCTTATTCCATTTTAAgaggaaaacattttttttactgcaaacgtttcaatttaaaaaaaatactagaaaATAGCtaatgtgtgattttttttttttttaaagttatttatgttaaaaattgctGAAAGTCAAGACGAGGTGAATAGTGGAAATCTGAACATTACAcgatctaaataaaaaaaatagtttagtaagaaatgaaatttggttaTGTAGACACAATTTACATGCCAtttatgtgtacatttttcACCAGCAAAGCAATCATTGCATgctgtgtcatgttgtaaattctATATTCACACCCatccaataaatttaaaatttacaccatGACAGCTGCATTCGGCATTACATTGTATTGCAGTGGTGTGTATATAAATTTATGCATTAATACATTCACCTAATAATGTGAGTGGCCGATCTTAACATTGAAGGGAGGCTAAAACACATCAATTATCCGCGCTATTTGTGTCACACgaccaatatacatgtatgcgcaTGGActataaagaataattctttgaaGTAAATTTGTTTAATGGAAAAATATTTCTCTGAAACTTTGCTTGtgcgttttatttttattttttgtattgtattaattttcattttatttgcatAGTTAGCTTGTGTGTATATAAAAGGATAAAGTGATACTCGTCTTCAGCTTTTCCGATGTAACAAAATCCACAATTGAATTCATCTCAATATTTATAACTCAACGTCTGTCAGTATTGTTGCAAAACCATTTGTGGAGTGACAATCGCTTTAATAGAAAACCCACACGGCCATCAGGAATATGTTTCCAAAAGTAAAACTGGAAAAATATGTGACTAGAACttggaagtacatgtatttgtacaaataaacatttttatgaagTCTCATAATTTGTGAAACACAAATTATGACACttcataaaaatgtatataaaaaaaatacgctCGCCTCTGTATCACTATTTTCTACATTCATATTACCGATTTACTTCTGTAAGTATTTTTGATACACACATTTTATATGCTCGGAGTATACCCATGTACTTTGAcggacaatttttaaaaactcttaCTTCTATCgatttttttatggggggggggggggggagaagggAGGGGTGTGTGTGAAATAACCTCATATCTCGGAGCCATTACGAAcactcaatacatgtacttatcaaaAATGCATATAATTTCTCTTCCAATGTCCCAGAAATTTTCGTTACAAATATATTAGAAAGTTCATCTAAAGGAAACAATTAATACACCCATCAAACCATATTTCTCGCAGTTGAAATCTTTATCCTCCATGCGATTTAGTAACTATACTGTATACTTGTAACTCGTAAATTTTTACCTTAGCTTCACTTCGTGTGAATTAAACTTGcataaagtttaataaaaaaatatttaggaaTCATTTCATCACTTTCAGCAGAAGACTTTTGGTAAAATGACTGAGAGTCGGTACActtcttttttactaaaatagtttttttttttagctaacgTAATTGTATGATCCCATTATGGAATCCATAACAAATATCAGCTCATATctttctaaaataatttgaatatatGATCAAGAATTCGTAGCGTTCTTAGTGTATAGACTTAAACATCTGGCATTTTGTTTTCACTCTACTGTGGCAAATAtgctggagagagagagagagagagagagagagttgccCCCCTTTCCACAGACTAGATGCGATCAACAAATCGTCTTTGTTTATTATTCTTTGTATCAAGATAAActataataatttcattttgtctttgtaaacattatattaatttttttctaaagcaGACCAGTGTATATGTCCTGTACCCGTTTTTTACCTGTTCACATGCAGGTAGCACATTACACAAGATTCAAAATATCTATCGATTTGCGACGGCTGTTACGTTTTCCTCCTaccaaatttacaaaaatgattGTATATTCACTTTTTGCTATATTTTAGATTAAAAAGTAAGACTTCGTTTTCCGAAAATACcgtatttatttgattttgatagCAATAGGTtagaaaatgatgaaaacaaGCATGCGATTCGTCGTTGTATTTGTTCCGAGGGAGTAACGGGGAAGCGCATGTCACCCTCATTGCAAAGCCACATTCTGTCGAAGGATAAGCTAGCATTGAGACATCGGATTATCTATTTTCAACATGTGTAAGAAAATGGTGACCTAACTGAAACGTCAAAATGCGGTAAAGGGcatcatttttgtaaatttataagTTGTAATGTCTCGAAAATGTCTTAGAATATTTGGATTCACCTGTGTCGCGTTTCTTGAATAGAATtcaagagaaagaaaaaaatgggtGTGCATGCGTCGCCGACCCGATATAGCGGTCTATGGTTGTGGGGTGTTACTGTGATTTTGGTGCAATTCATGGAGGTGACAAGTATAAGTGTTCATGTGGATTGGAGTGATATTTCTTCAGGGAAGGAAATTTATAACGTGAGTGTAAATGAAGGAGACTGGAATTACAAAGCATTGAAATTCGCACATAACCGTAGAAGTGGAAATTCTTCGGTAGAAATTAGAAATGGTGCTGTTTATCTCAAATCAAGTGTTCCGTGTGACCAAATAGAAAACCCATTTGAAATTGGGGTTTTGTCAACAACAAATAATAAGGAAACGATAGTCGTGGCTTTGTTGCCATTAAAAATCAACATTCAGGGGAAAAACTGTCTCGTTCCCAAACACAGGAAAGCTCATAGAAGGAGGGTGAGgaatgaaaaatttcaaataagtGTCAAAAGCAAGGATCACCATTCCAATCGGTGCTTTCAAAAACAAGATACTGTGCTCAATTTCGGGGCATTATTTCCAGTTACCCTTGACAAATGCAGAAAAGTCGATTTTCATGTTAAAGATAATTCCTCGCTCATTGGTTTTAGCAAGAAATCCAGGTCATTTCATGCACTTCAGAACTTCTGTACATCATCCTCAAAGTTTGCAATAAACGGtcgtttatttttaagaaagtgCCATGATTCTCCTCGACATCTAGAAATCCCTGTGAAAATAACATTcagaaatatgtttaattttcaagCTTATCCCGTTTCAATTTCCCCTAATCAAAACCATGTCAGGGTC
This genomic interval carries:
- the LOC117682169 gene encoding uncharacterized protein — encoded protein: MDPRHSAQDVPRCDLCETATVHSYCGYCHVNLCKPCVVDHISDGYDQHKIVPFKKRRSTLIYPKCKIHLHKTCEFQCENCNNILICSSCVTSVQHRSHTFVEVTEVYKAKKEVIEKDKVQLENLISPTYKEIASDLEEQLTNLDKGYEKLTTTMSKQGEQWHREIDIVINKIKTEISEIKVKHRDILQKHLDEIKQIQSLIQQTLLALGELEKSTEVSPTIEYSSKIREFSKLPPKVKVVLPTFIPNPIDQEKMDSLFGQITPLSTATEDNVLPPNQPKSSVKEQKVQAGTTVREILDEPKLVATIQTGHNIIRNVTCLNEDRIWTSGRTNEIQCFNIKGSLLQTITTKSEKFPNDIAVNSDGDLLYSDWKNRTVNKVKNGQTEELIRLQGWRPYNLCVTSTGDLLLTMYCDDETQSKVVRYSESTEKQTIQFDEKGKPLYSGNITIKYITENRNHDICVTDFWAGAVVVVNHVGKLRWRYTAHPSTTKIKPFRPRGITTDSQSHILTADKDNHCIHILDQNGQFLHYIDNCGLKDPFGLCVDNNDNLFVCEFNEGYVKKVRYLK